A section of the Oscillospiraceae bacterium genome encodes:
- the rnhA gene encoding ribonuclease HI yields MKAVDIYTDGACLGNPGPGGWGVLLRYGAREKELSGGAAATTNNRMELTAVIEGLRALRTRCRVTVYSDSRYVVDAMRKGWARGWRARGWQRADKQPALNPDLWGELLTLCETQDVTFVWVRGHADNPDNNRCDALATAAAAAQDPA; encoded by the coding sequence ATAAAAGCCGTGGACATATACACCGACGGGGCCTGTCTGGGCAACCCGGGTCCGGGCGGCTGGGGCGTACTTCTCCGCTACGGCGCGCGCGAAAAGGAGCTCTCCGGCGGCGCGGCCGCCACGACAAACAACCGCATGGAGCTGACGGCGGTCATCGAGGGCCTGCGGGCACTGCGGACGCGCTGCCGCGTCACGGTGTATTCCGACTCGCGCTACGTGGTCGACGCGATGCGCAAGGGCTGGGCGCGCGGCTGGCGCGCGCGCGGCTGGCAGCGCGCCGACAAACAGCCGGCGCTGAACCCAGATCTGTGGGGAGAACTCCTGACGCTCTGCGAGACCCAGGACGTGACCTTCGTCTGGGTCCGCGGCCACGCCGACAACCCCGACAACAACCGCTGCGACGCCCTGGCCACCGCCGCCGCCGCCGCGCAGGACCCGGCGTGA
- the gyrA gene encoding DNA gyrase subunit A produces MSDQKHPVDFENQKIVPVDLEREMKRSYIDYAMSVIVGRALPDVRDGLKPVHRRILYTMYEENLTPDRAFRKSATAVGDVLGRYHPHGDSSVYDALVRMAQTFSMRYPLVDGHGNFGSVDGDPPAAYRYTEARMSRMAVAMMADIDKETVDFVPNFDNSRKEPWVLPSRFPNLLVNGSVGIAVGMATNIPPHNLREVIDAAVLVIDNPEADLNDLMEHIQGPDFPTAASILGRVGIRAAYATGRGRVKVRARAEIEEDKGRSRIVVTQLPYQVNKARLVESIAELVKNKTVEGISAIRDETDRGGMKVVIELKRDANAQIVLNKLYAHTAMQTTFSINMLALVDGKPKTLSLREVLDHYIAHQREIVVRRTQYDLRKARERAHILEGLRIAVDNLDEVIAIIRAAYNDAKARLMERFQLSDAQGQAIVDLRLGRLQGLEIEKIETEYQDLMEKIRRYLEILGSDAIVLEIVRTELLELRDKFGDERRTEIVPVDDEIDIEDLIEREDCVYTLTHAGYIKRLPKSTYRAQRRGGRGVTAQTMREEDYVEELFVASTHDVLLFFTNRGRLYRKKGYFVPEAGRAAKGTNLVNLLPLEGGEQVTAMIPVRDDEPSRYLVMITRNGTIKRIRLERLDTSRKSGIRALTLEEGDELIAVRKTDGDQALILATREGMAICFNETDVREMGRDAAGVRGIRLDPGDYVIGAARTHLGGTLLTVTERGFGKRTDLDEYKRGGEAQRRGGKGLKNHTLNEKTGKVAAIKIVDDDDDVLIISDDGTIIRMAASDINCYSRSAQGVIVMRLAPSANVIGVARTAREEEPDDEGEETDA; encoded by the coding sequence ATGAGCGATCAGAAACATCCCGTGGATTTTGAAAATCAGAAGATCGTCCCCGTGGATCTCGAAAGGGAGATGAAGCGTTCCTACATCGACTATGCGATGTCGGTCATCGTCGGCCGGGCGCTGCCAGACGTGCGCGACGGTCTCAAGCCCGTGCACAGGCGCATCCTCTACACGATGTACGAGGAGAACCTGACGCCGGACCGGGCGTTCCGCAAGTCGGCCACCGCCGTCGGCGACGTGCTGGGTCGCTACCACCCGCACGGCGACAGCTCAGTCTACGACGCGCTGGTGCGCATGGCGCAGACCTTCTCGATGCGCTATCCGCTGGTAGACGGGCACGGCAACTTCGGTTCGGTGGACGGAGACCCGCCGGCCGCCTACCGTTATACCGAGGCGCGCATGTCCCGGATGGCCGTGGCCATGATGGCGGACATTGACAAAGAGACCGTCGACTTTGTCCCGAACTTCGACAACTCGCGCAAGGAGCCCTGGGTGCTCCCGTCGCGCTTTCCGAACCTGCTGGTCAACGGTTCGGTCGGCATCGCGGTGGGCATGGCCACAAACATTCCGCCCCACAACCTGCGCGAGGTGATTGACGCCGCGGTCCTCGTCATCGACAACCCGGAGGCCGATTTAAACGACTTGATGGAGCACATCCAGGGGCCGGACTTCCCCACCGCCGCGAGCATCCTCGGCCGGGTGGGCATCCGCGCGGCGTACGCCACTGGCCGCGGCCGCGTGAAGGTGCGCGCCCGCGCGGAGATCGAGGAGGACAAGGGCCGCTCCCGCATCGTCGTCACGCAGCTCCCCTACCAGGTCAACAAGGCCCGGCTGGTCGAGTCCATCGCCGAATTGGTGAAGAACAAAACCGTGGAGGGCATCTCGGCGATCCGCGACGAGACGGATAGGGGCGGCATGAAGGTCGTCATCGAATTAAAGCGCGACGCAAACGCCCAAATCGTGCTAAACAAGCTGTACGCCCACACGGCCATGCAGACGACGTTTTCGATCAACATGCTGGCGCTGGTAGACGGCAAGCCGAAGACCCTGTCACTGCGCGAGGTGCTCGACCACTACATTGCCCACCAGCGGGAGATCGTCGTGCGGCGCACACAGTATGACCTGCGCAAAGCCCGCGAACGGGCGCACATCTTGGAAGGGCTGCGCATCGCGGTGGACAATCTCGACGAGGTCATCGCCATCATTCGCGCCGCATACAACGATGCGAAGGCCCGCCTGATGGAGCGCTTTCAGCTCTCCGACGCACAGGGGCAGGCCATCGTCGACCTGCGTCTGGGTCGTTTGCAGGGGTTGGAGATCGAGAAGATCGAGACGGAATACCAGGACCTGATGGAAAAGATCCGCCGCTACCTCGAGATCCTCGGGAGCGATGCCATCGTGCTGGAGATAGTGCGGACCGAACTGCTCGAACTGCGCGACAAATTCGGCGACGAGCGCCGTACCGAGATCGTGCCGGTGGACGACGAGATCGACATAGAGGATCTGATCGAACGGGAGGACTGCGTCTACACGCTGACCCACGCCGGGTACATCAAGCGTCTGCCCAAGTCCACCTATCGCGCCCAGCGGCGCGGCGGGCGCGGCGTCACGGCGCAGACGATGCGCGAGGAAGACTATGTGGAGGAGCTGTTCGTGGCCTCGACGCACGACGTGCTGCTCTTCTTTACGAACCGCGGGCGGCTGTATCGCAAGAAGGGCTACTTCGTCCCGGAGGCCGGACGCGCGGCCAAGGGAACAAATCTTGTGAACCTGCTGCCGCTTGAGGGCGGCGAACAGGTGACGGCGATGATCCCGGTGCGGGACGACGAGCCCAGCCGCTATCTCGTGATGATCACGCGCAACGGCACGATCAAGCGCATCCGCCTCGAGCGTCTCGACACGAGCCGCAAGAGCGGCATCCGTGCGCTCACGCTGGAGGAGGGCGACGAACTGATTGCCGTGCGCAAGACGGACGGGGACCAGGCGCTCATCCTGGCCACGCGCGAGGGCATGGCCATCTGTTTCAACGAGACCGACGTGCGCGAGATGGGCCGGGACGCGGCCGGCGTGCGCGGCATCCGGCTGGATCCGGGCGACTATGTGATTGGCGCGGCGCGCACGCACCTTGGCGGCACGCTGCTGACCGTCACAGAGCGGGGTTTCGGCAAGCGCACCGATTTGGACGAATACAAGCGCGGCGGCGAGGCCCAGCGGCGCGGCGGCAAGGGGCTCAAGAACCACACGCTGAACGAGAAGACGGGCAAGGTGGCCGCTATCAAGATTGTCGACGACGACGACGACGTACTCATCATCTCGGATGACGGCACGATCATCCGCATGGCCGCGAGCGACATCAACTGTTACTCCCGGAGTGCGCAGGGCGTCATTGTCATGCGTCTTGCCCCGAGCGCGAATGTCATTGGCGTGGCCCGCACGGCCCGCGAGGAGGAGCCGGACGACGAGGGTGAGGAGACCGATGCATAG
- a CDS encoding YcxB family protein — MNKTTALPPPLLTVNVRYDYESFLAYWRFSMFRGPGPDWLKTGLRVLWLLLGVILFVIGVRMTDLAYTALGAILLTALAVVMIRFFWWPGVHYKRAGALYGGDLWLAFFPAFLEVVGGGRLAKSLATYEYGAFSAVYETAGAFYLYLLNGTCFLIPKKYLRPDEPDRLETHLRRVFGGRYRSR, encoded by the coding sequence ATGAACAAGACGACCGCTCTCCCGCCGCCGCTGCTGACGGTGAATGTTCGATACGACTACGAGAGTTTTCTGGCTTACTGGCGTTTTTCCATGTTCCGGGGCCCCGGGCCGGACTGGCTGAAGACGGGGCTGCGCGTGCTCTGGCTGCTGCTGGGCGTCATCCTCTTTGTCATCGGCGTCCGGATGACGGACCTCGCCTATACGGCGCTGGGGGCGATCCTTCTCACGGCGCTGGCCGTCGTGATGATCCGCTTCTTCTGGTGGCCGGGCGTCCACTACAAGCGGGCGGGTGCGTTGTACGGCGGGGATCTGTGGCTCGCGTTTTTCCCCGCTTTTCTGGAGGTCGTGGGCGGCGGTCGTCTGGCCAAGAGTCTCGCCACCTATGAGTACGGCGCATTCTCGGCGGTCTACGAGACGGCCGGCGCCTTTTACCTCTACCTGCTCAATGGGACATGCTTTCTGATCCCGAAAAAATATCTCCGCCCGGACGAGCCGGACCGGCTTGAGACGCACCTGCGGAGGGTGTTCGGCGGCAGGTATCGGTCGCGCTGA